The genomic interval ATTAATTCATTTTCAATATTTCCACTTAAGCTATGAATAGTACTGGCATTAGGAACATCAATTTTTATCCATTCAATATTGGCATGAGGTTTTGATTCATCTTTTTTGCAGGATGAAAATAAAATCAGGCAAACCAGCAAAGAATTTATTAATATTTTATTTACCATAACTAACACATATTAAAAAGTAACGGAATGAAATTGTTCTTATTGTTCTAAATATAAAAGTCCGTAGTTCAAAACGGAAAGTTGCCTGACTTTTAGAAGTTACTGAGAGTTGGGGATTATCAAAATTGATCTGGAAACATTTGCTTAGCTCTTTCATTGCCCAGATCATTTAATTTCATTAAACATGTTAAAAGTCATTAAAAACTATCGCCAAAATTGCCACCATTTTTTTTCTTGAACACTTATGTTTCCAACATAAATGATATCATGCTTCCGGTTTTCATTCGGAATCAGTTCAATTAAAATTTGCGTATCTGATTTGTCAATTGCAATCACTTGTTCCTCATAACCTACATTTTGAATTATGATAAAAATACTGTCGGATTTAAGCGTGTCAGGAATATTGAGTTTAAAATTTCCGTCAAGGTCACTTACTGTGCCTATTTTTGTGTCTTTAAACCTTATAGAAGCAAAAGGTAAATCTTCATTTGTATGTGCATCTTTTATGTGTCCTTTTATGGCATGTGTTGTACTGTCTTCGATCTTCTTTTGGTCAAAAGTTTCACTTAAATCACGCGTATTTTGCTGAATTATAGTTTCTATTTCCGCAGGTGTTTTGTTGTCTGTAGCAAAAGTGCTTTGCGTAGTCCCGGCAAACAAGAGGGTTGCAAGTATTTTATAGAGTCGTGAGCGGTAAGTGTTTTGTTGTGGATGATGTAGTTTTATGTTAAGTTGATTCTGGTCTAATATAACACAAAAATTTGCTTGTTTTTTGTCTATAAACTTAATGAGTTGCTTTT from Chitinophagaceae bacterium carries:
- a CDS encoding carboxypeptidase-like regulatory domain-containing protein, producing the protein MKFIDKKQANFCVILDQNQLNIKLHHPQQNTYRSRLYKILATLLFAGTTQSTFATDNKTPAEIETIIQQNTRDLSETFDQKKIEDSTTHAIKGHIKDAHTNEDLPFASIRFKDTKIGTVSDLDGNFKLNIPDTLKSDSIFIIIQNVGYEEQVIAIDKSDTQILIELIPNENRKHDIIYVGNISVQEKKWWQFWR